The following proteins are co-located in the Vallicoccus soli genome:
- the prfA gene encoding peptide chain release factor 1, whose amino-acid sequence MFEAVAELVGEHAELERRLADPAVHADQRAARTLSRRYAELTPLVETYAAWRRAGDDAQAARELAGEDPSFAAEAAEQDARREELAERLRRLLVPRDPDDGKDVILEVKAGEGGEESALFAADLVRMYTRYAERRGWRTELLDATGSDLGGYKDVALAVKSRGGTDEPGEGIWARLKFEGGVHRVQRVPVTESQGRIHTSAAGVLVLPEAEDVDVDIDPGDLRIDVYRSSGPGGQSVNTTDSAVRITHLPTGVVATCQNEKSQLQNREQAMRILRARLLAAAQETADAEASALRASQVRTVDRSERVRTYNFPENRISDHRVGYKAHNLDQVLDGDLDGVVQALLDADAAARLAASEAGGAG is encoded by the coding sequence GTGTTCGAGGCGGTCGCCGAGCTGGTGGGCGAGCACGCGGAGCTGGAGCGGCGGCTCGCCGACCCCGCGGTGCACGCGGACCAGCGGGCCGCGCGCACCCTCAGCCGCCGCTACGCGGAGCTGACCCCGCTCGTGGAGACGTACGCCGCGTGGCGCCGCGCCGGCGACGACGCCCAGGCCGCCCGCGAGCTGGCGGGCGAGGACCCGTCGTTCGCGGCCGAGGCCGCGGAGCAGGACGCCCGGCGCGAGGAGCTCGCCGAGCGGCTGCGCCGCCTGCTCGTGCCCCGCGACCCCGACGACGGCAAGGACGTCATCCTGGAGGTCAAGGCCGGCGAGGGCGGCGAGGAGTCCGCGCTGTTCGCCGCCGACCTCGTGCGGATGTACACCCGCTACGCCGAGCGCCGCGGCTGGCGCACCGAGCTGCTCGACGCCACCGGGTCCGACCTCGGCGGCTACAAGGACGTGGCGCTGGCGGTGAAGTCGCGCGGGGGCACCGACGAGCCCGGCGAGGGCATCTGGGCGCGGCTGAAGTTCGAGGGCGGCGTGCACCGCGTGCAGCGCGTGCCGGTCACCGAGTCGCAGGGGCGCATCCACACCAGCGCCGCCGGCGTCCTCGTGCTGCCGGAGGCCGAGGACGTCGACGTCGACATCGACCCGGGCGACCTGCGCATCGACGTCTACCGCTCCTCGGGCCCCGGGGGGCAGAGCGTCAACACCACCGACTCCGCGGTGCGCATCACGCACCTGCCGACGGGCGTCGTGGCCACCTGCCAGAACGAGAAGAGCCAGCTGCAGAACCGCGAGCAGGCGATGCGCATCCTGCGCGCCCGCCTGCTCGCCGCCGCGCAGGAGACCGCCGACGCCGAGGCCTCGGCGCTGCGCGCCTCGCAGGTGCGCACCGTCGACCGCTCCGAGCGCGTGCGCACCTACAACTTCCCGGAGAACCGGATCTCGGACCACCGGGTGGGCTACAAGGCGCACAACCTCGACCAGGTGCTCGACGGCGACCTCGACGGCGTCGTGCAGGCGCTCCTCGACGCCGACGCCGCGGCGCGGCTCGCCGCGTCCGAGGCCGGCGGCGCCGGGTGA
- the prmC gene encoding peptide chain release factor N(5)-glutamine methyltransferase: MTGPLDRGVRAELERAAALLAGAGVPSPRHDAEELLAHAHGVERRDLWRLTAVGDAYGPLVERRRRREPLQHITGMAWFRHVGLAVGPGVFTPRPETELVAGAAVEEALRLAAPVVVDLCTGSGAIALSVATEVPAARVHAVELSEQAHAWAARNLAGSGVDLRLGDMDGAFPELDGAVDVVVTNPPYIPVGALVRDPEVVEHDPALALWSGDDGLDALRVVERTAARLLRPGGLLLSEHADLQGEAAPAVLTATGRWDDVADHDDLAGRPRWVSARRRP; this comes from the coding sequence GTGACCGGTCCGCTGGACCGGGGCGTGCGGGCCGAGCTCGAGCGCGCCGCCGCGCTCCTGGCCGGGGCCGGGGTCCCGTCGCCGCGGCACGACGCGGAGGAGCTGCTGGCCCACGCCCACGGCGTCGAGCGGCGCGACCTGTGGCGCCTCACCGCGGTGGGCGACGCGTACGGCCCCCTCGTCGAGCGCCGCCGACGGCGCGAGCCCCTGCAGCACATCACCGGCATGGCCTGGTTCCGCCACGTCGGCCTCGCGGTCGGCCCCGGCGTCTTCACCCCGCGCCCGGAGACCGAGCTCGTGGCCGGCGCGGCCGTCGAGGAGGCGCTGCGCCTCGCGGCACCCGTCGTCGTCGACCTGTGCACCGGCTCCGGCGCGATCGCGCTGAGCGTCGCGACCGAGGTGCCGGCCGCGCGGGTGCACGCCGTCGAGCTGTCCGAGCAGGCCCACGCCTGGGCCGCGCGCAACCTCGCCGGCTCCGGCGTCGACCTGCGCCTGGGCGACATGGACGGGGCGTTCCCCGAGCTCGACGGGGCGGTCGACGTCGTGGTGACCAACCCGCCGTACATCCCGGTCGGCGCCCTCGTGCGCGACCCGGAGGTCGTCGAGCACGACCCCGCCCTCGCGCTGTGGTCCGGCGACGACGGGCTCGACGCGCTGCGGGTCGTCGAGCGCACCGCCGCGCGCCTGCTGCGCCCCGGGGGGCTCCTGCTCTCCGAGCACGCCGACCTGCAGGGCGAGGCCGCGCCGGCCGTGCTGACCGCCACGGGCCGGTGGGACGACGTGGCCGACCACGACGACCTCGCCGGGCGCCCCCGCTGGGTCAGCGCCCGCCGGCGCCCCTAG
- a CDS encoding L-threonylcarbamoyladenylate synthase — protein MDDPVERRRGLERAASAVRRGDLVVLPTDTVYGIGADAFREEAVGDLLEAKGRGRDMPVPVLVGSPKTLDGITTDVSQAARKLVEAFWPGSLTLVLRAQPSLQWDLGDAGGTVAVRMPLHPVAIELLQETGPMAVSSANRTGMPPAVTCDEAVEQLGDSVAVYLDGGPAGEPVPSTIVDATSRPPRVLRLGATPLERLREVVPDVVDEDED, from the coding sequence ATGGACGACCCGGTCGAGCGCCGGCGCGGGCTCGAGCGGGCGGCCTCCGCCGTGCGCCGCGGGGACCTCGTCGTGCTGCCGACCGACACCGTGTACGGCATCGGCGCCGACGCCTTCCGCGAGGAGGCCGTCGGCGACCTGCTCGAGGCCAAGGGCCGCGGGCGCGACATGCCGGTGCCGGTCCTCGTGGGCTCGCCGAAGACGCTCGACGGCATCACGACCGACGTCAGCCAGGCGGCGCGCAAGCTCGTCGAGGCGTTCTGGCCCGGCTCGCTGACCCTCGTGCTGCGGGCGCAGCCGAGCCTGCAGTGGGACCTCGGCGACGCCGGCGGCACGGTCGCGGTGCGGATGCCGCTGCACCCGGTGGCCATCGAGCTGCTGCAGGAGACCGGCCCGATGGCGGTGAGCAGCGCCAACCGCACCGGCATGCCGCCGGCGGTGACCTGCGACGAGGCGGTCGAGCAGCTCGGAGACTCCGTCGCCGTCTACCTCGACGGCGGGCCGGCGGGGGAGCCGGTGCCCTCCACCATCGTGGACGCGACGTCGCGCCCGCCGCGGGTGCTGCGGCTGGGCGCGACGCCGCTGGAGCGGCTGCGCGAGGTCGTCCCCGACGTCGTGGACGAGGACGAGGACTAG
- the rpsD gene encoding 30S ribosomal protein S4, whose protein sequence is MANAPRPKVRRSRALGIALTPKCARHLDERPYPPGQHGRRVRRGQSDYAVRLLEKQRLRAQYDVSEKQLQRAYDAAHRAAGRTGEVLISDLETRLDALVLRSGFARTIYQARQAVVHRHVVVDGERVDRPSYRVRPGQVVQVAERSRAKDPFVVAAAGAHAGEGGAPAYLKVDLPALTARLVRRPERPEVPVVCDEQLVVEHYAR, encoded by the coding sequence GTGGCCAACGCCCCCCGCCCGAAGGTCCGGCGCAGCCGGGCCCTGGGCATCGCCCTGACCCCGAAGTGCGCGCGCCACCTCGACGAGCGGCCGTACCCGCCCGGCCAGCACGGGCGCCGGGTGCGCCGCGGGCAGAGCGACTACGCCGTGCGGCTGCTGGAGAAGCAGCGCCTGCGCGCGCAGTACGACGTCAGCGAGAAGCAGCTGCAGCGGGCGTACGACGCCGCGCACCGCGCCGCGGGGCGCACGGGCGAGGTGCTCATCAGCGACCTCGAGACGCGCCTGGACGCGCTGGTCCTGCGCTCGGGCTTCGCCCGCACGATCTACCAGGCCCGCCAGGCGGTCGTGCACCGGCACGTCGTGGTCGACGGGGAGCGGGTGGACCGCCCGTCGTACCGGGTGCGCCCGGGGCAGGTCGTGCAGGTCGCCGAGCGCAGCCGCGCCAAGGACCCCTTCGTCGTCGCGGCCGCCGGCGCGCACGCCGGCGAGGGCGGGGCGCCGGCGTACCTCAAGGTGGACCTGCCGGCGCTCACGGCGCGGCTCGTGCGGCGCCCCGAGCGCCCCGAGGTGCCCGTCGTGTGCGACGAGCAGCTCGTGGTGGAGCACTACGCGCGCTGA
- the glyA gene encoding serine hydroxymethyltransferase has product MADDTFWGPDFGALQAEDPEIAGVVLDELERLRGGLQLIASENFTSPAVLAALGSTLSNKYAEGYPGRRYYGGCGVVDQAEEIGIARAKELFGADHANLQPHSGASANFAAYAALLQPGDKVLAMSLPHGGHLTHGSKVNFSGTWFEPVPYTVRKDDELIDYDEVRDLALQRRPKMIIAGATAYPRLIDFARFREIADEVGAWFMVDAAHFIGLVAGGAIPSPVPYADVVCFTTHKVLRGPRGGMVLCREELAKRIDKAVFPFAQGGPLMHAVAAKAVALRECLQPSYREYAHQVVANAKALADGLAAEGMRPVSGGTDTHLALIDLTATGVTGADAERRCDAARITLNKNAIPYDPQKPMVASGIRVGTPAVTTQGMGEGDMKEVASLIARAVKAEDEATTREVAGAVGALVARHPAYPRP; this is encoded by the coding sequence ATGGCCGACGACACCTTCTGGGGGCCCGACTTCGGGGCCCTGCAGGCCGAGGACCCCGAGATCGCCGGCGTCGTGCTCGACGAGCTCGAGCGCCTGCGCGGCGGCCTGCAGCTCATCGCCAGCGAGAACTTCACCTCCCCGGCCGTCCTCGCCGCGCTCGGCTCGACGCTGTCGAACAAGTACGCCGAGGGCTACCCCGGCCGGCGCTACTACGGCGGCTGCGGCGTCGTGGACCAGGCCGAGGAGATCGGCATCGCGCGGGCCAAGGAGCTCTTCGGGGCCGACCACGCCAACCTGCAGCCGCACTCCGGCGCGAGCGCCAACTTCGCCGCGTACGCCGCCCTGCTCCAGCCGGGCGACAAGGTGCTGGCCATGTCGCTGCCGCACGGCGGGCACCTGACCCACGGGTCGAAGGTGAACTTCTCCGGCACGTGGTTCGAGCCGGTGCCCTACACCGTGCGCAAGGACGACGAGCTCATCGACTACGACGAGGTCCGCGACCTCGCGCTGCAGCGCCGGCCGAAGATGATCATCGCCGGGGCGACGGCGTACCCGCGCCTCATCGACTTCGCGCGGTTCCGCGAGATCGCCGACGAGGTCGGCGCCTGGTTCATGGTCGACGCCGCCCACTTCATCGGCCTCGTCGCGGGCGGGGCGATCCCGTCCCCGGTGCCCTACGCCGACGTCGTCTGCTTCACCACGCACAAGGTCCTGCGCGGCCCGCGCGGCGGCATGGTGCTGTGCCGGGAGGAGCTCGCCAAGCGCATCGACAAGGCGGTCTTCCCGTTCGCGCAGGGCGGGCCGCTCATGCACGCGGTGGCCGCCAAGGCGGTCGCGCTGCGCGAGTGCCTGCAGCCCTCCTACCGGGAGTACGCGCACCAGGTCGTCGCCAACGCCAAGGCGCTCGCCGACGGCCTCGCCGCCGAGGGGATGCGCCCGGTCTCGGGCGGCACCGACACGCACCTGGCGCTCATCGACCTCACGGCGACCGGCGTCACCGGGGCCGACGCCGAGCGCCGCTGCGACGCCGCGCGGATCACGCTCAACAAGAACGCGATCCCGTACGACCCCCAGAAGCCGATGGTCGCCTCCGGCATCCGGGTCGGCACGCCGGCGGTCACGACCCAGGGGATGGGGGAGGGCGACATGAAGGAGGTCGCCTCGCTCATCGCCCGCGCGGTCAAGGCCGAGGACGAGGCCACGACCCGCGAGGTCGCCGGCGCCGTCGGCGCGCTCGTCGCCCGCCACCCGGCCTACCCGCGGCCCTGA
- a CDS encoding glycosyltransferase family 4 protein, with protein sequence MRNYALVLLVAMAVTYLTTAPVRRLALRWGVMTPVRDRDVHDTPIPRMGGVAILAGLCAGVLVASKLPLLRTVFESGQTDWRGLLSGAVVICLLGAVDDRWGIDAVTKLAGQVLAGGVMALQGVQLFWLPFGSTTQYLPQSLGVLLSVLVVVVTINAVNFVDGLDGLAAGIVLIAAGSLFVYSYILSVVERIEYADTPTMITAVTAGCCLGFLPHNLHPARVFMGDSGSMLLGLLLAASTITLTGKVEPSGVTSLGLGPALLPLLLPVLVILVPLADLLLAVVRRTAAGRSPFAPDKQHLHHRLLEIGHSHRRAVGLMHLWAALLALGTLLVAIVDGPWPERGVAAAAVVALALTAGLDRAVARPGRPPRRPRHPA encoded by the coding sequence GTGCGCAACTACGCGCTGGTGCTCCTCGTCGCCATGGCGGTCACCTACCTCACCACGGCCCCGGTGCGCCGGCTCGCGCTGCGCTGGGGCGTCATGACGCCGGTGCGCGACCGGGACGTGCACGACACCCCGATCCCGCGCATGGGCGGGGTCGCCATCCTCGCCGGGCTCTGCGCCGGGGTGCTCGTGGCGAGCAAGCTGCCGCTGCTGCGGACCGTCTTCGAGTCGGGCCAGACCGACTGGCGGGGGCTGCTGTCCGGGGCGGTGGTGATCTGCCTGCTCGGCGCCGTCGACGACCGGTGGGGGATCGACGCGGTCACCAAGCTCGCGGGCCAGGTCCTCGCGGGCGGCGTCATGGCCCTGCAGGGGGTGCAGCTGTTCTGGCTGCCCTTCGGCTCGACCACGCAGTACCTCCCGCAGTCCCTGGGCGTGCTGCTCTCCGTCCTCGTCGTCGTCGTGACCATCAACGCCGTCAACTTCGTCGACGGGCTCGACGGGCTCGCCGCGGGCATCGTGCTCATCGCGGCCGGCTCGCTGTTCGTCTACTCCTACATCCTGTCGGTCGTCGAGCGGATCGAGTACGCCGACACCCCCACGATGATCACGGCCGTGACGGCCGGCTGCTGCCTGGGCTTCCTGCCGCACAACCTGCACCCGGCGCGGGTGTTCATGGGCGACTCCGGGTCGATGCTGCTCGGCCTGCTGCTCGCGGCCTCGACGATCACGCTCACCGGCAAGGTGGAGCCGAGCGGGGTCACCTCGCTCGGCCTCGGCCCGGCGCTGCTGCCCCTGCTGCTGCCGGTGCTCGTCATCCTCGTGCCGCTCGCGGACCTGCTGCTGGCCGTGGTGCGGCGCACCGCCGCCGGGCGCTCGCCCTTCGCCCCCGACAAGCAGCACCTGCACCACCGGCTCCTGGAGATCGGGCACTCCCACCGGCGGGCGGTCGGGCTCATGCACCTGTGGGCCGCCCTGCTGGCCCTGGGGACCCTGCTCGTCGCGATCGTCGACGGGCCCTGGCCCGAGCGCGGCGTGGCGGCGGCGGCGGTCGTGGCGCTCGCCCTCACCGCGGGTCTGGACCGGGCGGTGGCCCGCCCCGGCCGCCCGCCGCGGCGCCCCCGGCACCCGGCGTAG
- the atpB gene encoding F0F1 ATP synthase subunit A, producing MSQLLAADGESFEAPGVADFWQPLVGDGAFAITRPMVVMALSVVLIGGLLLLVARRLSTVPGKAQFIVEGGYGFVRNGIARDVIGSHDFRRFVPLLFTLFVLILVNNLFGVVPFVQYPTFSRIGFAAALTAVVLVTFHVVGIRRKGVGAYFRGLVPGGLPGWIVPFMFFLELVTVFITRPLTLGMRLFANMFAGHLLLLVFILGGEYLLLHGEGLTRLASIPAFGLGIVMTFFEILVQFLQAYVFVLLSAFYIAGALADEH from the coding sequence GTGAGCCAGCTGCTCGCCGCCGACGGTGAGAGCTTCGAAGCGCCGGGGGTCGCCGACTTCTGGCAGCCGCTCGTCGGCGACGGCGCGTTCGCCATCACGCGCCCGATGGTGGTCATGGCCCTGTCCGTGGTCCTCATCGGCGGCCTCCTGCTGCTCGTCGCCCGGCGGCTGAGCACGGTGCCCGGCAAGGCCCAGTTCATCGTCGAGGGCGGCTACGGCTTCGTGCGCAACGGCATCGCGCGCGACGTCATCGGCAGCCACGACTTCCGCCGCTTCGTGCCCCTGCTGTTCACCCTGTTCGTGCTGATCCTGGTGAACAACCTGTTCGGCGTCGTGCCGTTCGTGCAGTACCCCACCTTCAGCCGCATCGGCTTCGCCGCGGCGCTCACGGCGGTGGTCCTCGTGACGTTCCACGTCGTGGGCATCCGCCGCAAGGGCGTGGGGGCGTACTTCCGCGGGCTCGTCCCCGGGGGCCTGCCCGGCTGGATCGTGCCGTTCATGTTCTTCCTCGAGCTCGTGACGGTCTTCATCACCCGTCCGCTGACGCTCGGCATGCGGCTCTTCGCGAACATGTTCGCGGGCCACCTGCTCCTGCTCGTCTTCATCCTCGGCGGCGAGTACCTCCTGCTGCACGGCGAGGGCCTCACCCGCCTGGCGAGCATCCCTGCCTTCGGCCTCGGGATCGTCATGACGTTCTTCGAGATCCTCGTGCAGTTCCTGCAGGCGTACGTCTTCGTCCTGCTCAGCGCGTTCTACATCGCCGGCGCCCTCGCCGACGAGCACTGA
- a CDS encoding ATP synthase F0 subunit C, which translates to MEGNLNVLGYGVAAIGPAIAVGLIFAAYINGVARQPESRGLLQPIAILGFALAEALALFGLVLAFIL; encoded by the coding sequence GTGGAAGGCAACCTGAACGTCCTCGGCTACGGCGTCGCGGCCATCGGCCCGGCCATCGCCGTCGGCCTCATCTTCGCCGCCTACATCAACGGCGTCGCCCGCCAGCCCGAGTCGCGCGGCCTGCTGCAGCCGATCGCCATCCTGGGCTTCGCCCTGGCCGAGGCCCTCGCGCTGTTCGGCCTCGTGCTCGCCTTCATCCTCTGA
- a CDS encoding F0F1 ATP synthase subunit B translates to MTGAAPVLAVSGEDGGFWADAYPIIPHPAEIIVGLVAFAILYWIVRSKVAPAFERVLAERQDAIEGGMSRAEEAQAEAQRALEEYRAQLAASRAEAASQREAARQEGAVIVAQMREQAQAEAQRITAAARQQIEADRQQAFNELRTQVGRMATDLAERIVGESLQDDERQRRVVDRFLADLEQGRTDGAGAGATAAREV, encoded by the coding sequence GTGACCGGAGCAGCGCCCGTCCTCGCGGTGAGCGGGGAGGACGGCGGCTTCTGGGCCGACGCGTACCCGATCATCCCGCACCCGGCGGAGATCATCGTCGGCCTCGTCGCCTTCGCGATCCTCTACTGGATCGTGCGCAGCAAGGTGGCACCCGCCTTCGAGCGGGTGCTGGCCGAGCGGCAGGACGCCATCGAGGGCGGCATGTCGCGCGCCGAGGAGGCGCAGGCCGAGGCCCAGCGCGCCCTCGAGGAGTACCGCGCCCAGCTCGCGGCCTCGCGGGCCGAGGCCGCGAGCCAGCGCGAGGCGGCGCGCCAGGAGGGCGCCGTCATCGTCGCCCAGATGCGCGAGCAGGCGCAGGCCGAGGCGCAGCGCATCACCGCGGCCGCCCGCCAGCAGATCGAGGCGGACCGGCAGCAGGCGTTCAACGAGCTGCGCACGCAGGTCGGGCGCATGGCGACCGACCTCGCCGAGCGGATCGTGGGCGAGTCGCTGCAGGACGACGAGCGCCAGCGGCGCGTCGTCGACCGGTTCCTCGCCGACCTCGAGCAGGGCCGCACCGACGGCGCGGGCGCCGGCGCCACCGCCGCCCGGGAGGTCTGA
- a CDS encoding F0F1 ATP synthase subunit delta, which produces MADGLQGASRAALAAARERLDALADSGQADLGRLAEELFAVADLLDGNVGLRRALADASRGEQARAGLAEAVLRGQVSEPTVEVLAAAARSRWSAPSELVAGVEVLAGQANAAAAEREGRLDAYEDELFRFQRTVAGAPALRTALSDASAPADHRAALVEDLLAAQAAPETVRAVREAVVHPRGRRLDALLELHGRVAAERRQRLLAHVVAATPLTEQQRERLAGALARQYGRAVQLNVDVDPAVVGGLRVQVGDELVDGTVARRFDVVRRGLAG; this is translated from the coding sequence ATGGCCGACGGGCTGCAGGGCGCGAGCCGGGCGGCGCTGGCCGCGGCCCGCGAGCGCCTCGACGCGCTCGCGGACAGCGGGCAGGCCGACCTCGGGCGCCTCGCCGAGGAGCTCTTCGCGGTCGCGGACCTGCTCGACGGCAACGTCGGGCTGCGCCGCGCCCTCGCGGACGCCTCGCGCGGGGAGCAGGCGCGCGCCGGGCTCGCCGAGGCGGTGCTGCGCGGGCAGGTCTCCGAGCCGACCGTCGAGGTGCTCGCCGCGGCCGCGCGCTCGCGCTGGTCCGCGCCGAGCGAGCTCGTCGCGGGCGTCGAGGTGCTGGCCGGGCAGGCCAACGCCGCGGCGGCCGAGCGCGAGGGGCGCCTCGACGCGTACGAGGACGAGCTGTTCCGCTTCCAGCGCACGGTCGCCGGCGCGCCGGCGCTGCGCACGGCCCTGTCCGACGCCTCCGCGCCGGCGGACCACCGGGCGGCACTGGTGGAGGACCTCCTCGCCGCGCAGGCCGCGCCGGAGACGGTGCGCGCGGTGCGCGAGGCGGTCGTGCACCCGCGCGGGCGCCGGCTCGACGCGCTGCTCGAGCTGCACGGCCGGGTGGCGGCCGAGCGGCGCCAGCGCCTGCTGGCGCACGTCGTCGCGGCGACGCCGCTCACCGAGCAGCAGCGCGAGCGGCTGGCCGGGGCGCTCGCGCGCCAGTACGGCCGCGCGGTGCAGCTCAACGTCGACGTCGACCCGGCGGTCGTCGGCGGGCTGCGGGTGCAGGTCGGCGACGAGCTCGTCGACGGCACGGTCGCCCGCCGCTTCGACGTGGTGCGCCGCGGCCTCGCCGGCTGA
- the atpA gene encoding F0F1 ATP synthase subunit alpha, giving the protein MAELTIRPEQIQDALDRFISSYEPEAAAREEVGRVAEAGDGIARVEGLPSVMTNELLEFEDGTLGLAQNLDVREIGVVVLGDFEGIEEGQQVKRTGEILSVPVGDGFLGRVIDPLGRPIDGLGEIQAEGRRALELQAASVVQRQEVREPLQTGIKAIDAMTAIGRGQRQLIIGDRQTGKTAVAIDAIINQRENWASGDPKKRVKCIYVAIGQKGSTIAAIRQSLEESGALEYTTIVAAPASDPAGFKYLAPYTGSALGQHWMYQGDHALIVFDDLSKQADAYRAVSLLLRRPPGREAYPGDVFYLHSRLLERCAKLSDELGGGSLTGLPLIETKGNDVSAFIPTNVISITDGQCFLETDLFNQGVRPAINVGISVSRVGGAAQIKAMKKIAGRLRLDLAQYRELEAFAAFGSDLDKASKAQLERGARLVELLKQPQYTPFPVEREVVSIWAGTQGKLDDVPVEDVRRFESEFLDYVGREHQGVYDAILETRDLSDDTVAGMERAIEAFKQQFTTSEGQPLLGDEEPVDAMDEDDVEQATITRRRGGGATAAQ; this is encoded by the coding sequence ATGGCGGAGCTGACGATCCGGCCCGAGCAGATCCAGGACGCGCTCGACCGCTTCATCTCGTCCTACGAGCCGGAGGCAGCCGCGCGCGAGGAGGTGGGCCGCGTCGCCGAGGCCGGCGACGGCATCGCCCGCGTCGAGGGCCTGCCCTCGGTCATGACCAACGAGCTGCTCGAGTTCGAGGACGGCACGCTCGGCCTGGCCCAGAACCTCGACGTGCGCGAGATCGGCGTCGTCGTGCTCGGCGACTTCGAGGGCATCGAGGAGGGCCAGCAGGTCAAGCGGACCGGCGAGATCCTCTCGGTCCCCGTCGGCGACGGCTTCCTCGGCCGCGTCATCGACCCGCTCGGGCGCCCGATCGACGGCCTCGGCGAGATCCAGGCCGAGGGCCGGCGCGCCCTGGAGCTGCAGGCCGCCTCGGTGGTGCAGCGCCAGGAGGTCCGCGAGCCCCTGCAGACCGGCATCAAGGCGATCGACGCGATGACGGCGATCGGGCGCGGTCAGCGCCAGCTCATCATCGGCGACCGGCAGACCGGCAAGACCGCCGTGGCCATCGACGCGATCATCAACCAGCGCGAGAACTGGGCCTCGGGCGACCCGAAGAAGCGCGTGAAGTGCATCTACGTGGCGATCGGCCAGAAGGGCTCCACGATCGCGGCGATCCGCCAGTCGCTCGAGGAGTCCGGCGCGCTGGAGTACACGACGATCGTCGCCGCCCCGGCCTCGGACCCGGCCGGCTTCAAGTACCTCGCCCCCTACACCGGCTCCGCCCTCGGGCAGCACTGGATGTACCAGGGCGACCACGCGCTCATCGTCTTCGACGACCTGAGCAAGCAGGCCGACGCGTACCGCGCCGTCTCCCTCCTGCTGCGCCGCCCGCCGGGCCGCGAGGCCTACCCCGGCGACGTCTTCTACCTGCACTCCCGGCTGCTCGAGCGCTGCGCCAAGCTCTCCGACGAGCTCGGCGGCGGCAGCCTCACCGGCCTGCCGCTCATCGAGACCAAGGGCAACGACGTGTCGGCGTTCATCCCGACCAACGTCATCTCCATCACCGACGGGCAGTGCTTCCTCGAGACCGACCTGTTCAACCAGGGCGTGCGCCCGGCGATCAACGTCGGCATCTCGGTCTCCCGGGTCGGCGGCGCCGCGCAGATCAAGGCGATGAAGAAGATCGCCGGCCGCCTGCGCCTGGACCTGGCCCAGTACCGCGAGCTCGAGGCCTTCGCGGCCTTCGGCTCCGACCTGGACAAGGCCTCCAAGGCCCAGCTCGAGCGCGGCGCCCGCCTCGTCGAGCTGCTCAAGCAGCCGCAGTACACCCCGTTCCCGGTCGAGCGCGAGGTCGTCTCGATCTGGGCCGGCACCCAGGGCAAGCTCGACGACGTGCCCGTCGAGGACGTCCGCCGCTTCGAGTCCGAGTTCCTCGACTACGTCGGGCGCGAGCACCAGGGCGTGTACGACGCGATCCTGGAGACCCGCGACCTCTCCGACGACACCGTCGCGGGGATGGAGCGCGCGATCGAGGCGTTCAAGCAGCAGTTCACGACCTCCGAGGGCCAGCCGCTGCTGGGCGACGAGGAGCCGGTGGACGCCATGGACGAGGACGACGTCGAGCAGGCCACGATCACGCGCCGGCGCGGTGGCGGCGCCACCGCGGCCCAGTGA